The Terriglobia bacterium region GAGCATGTACCAGACGTAGGCGGACTTGCTGCGCATGAGGATGTCGTCGTGCGTGGTGGCGAGTGGATCGCCTTTGCCGGGAGCTTGCTGCGCGGCGTCTTTTTCGGCTTCGGCGAGAGTTTCGCGGAACTGGTTGAGGAAGGCGAGGGTCTGCTCGCGTCCGGCCTGGCGTTCGCGAATCAGGAGCTGCGCGAACATCGCAAGGCCTTCATTGATCCACGGACGCGGTGAGGAAATGATGGTATGCACGACCTGGTGGCCCATCATCATTTCGGCGGCAGGCGGGCTGAGCTGCATCAGCGGCGTGAAGTAGAAAGGCGTGCCGTCGTCGAAGGGGAGGATATCCTGGTTGGGTAATTCGACGACGACAAGCTTGTGCTTTGGGGTGCCGAAGAAATCGGTCACTTGCTGCGCGACCTTTTCGTCGGCGACGACGTAGCTGCGTGCCAGTTGCGTGTGCTCAGGGAGGTAGTAGACGGTTATGGTGGGACGATCGAGAACCTGGTAGGCGGCGATGGTGAAGGTCGGCGTGATGTTCGCGAGCGAGTGATAGACAACGTGTTCGGAGTCGCCGGTCGTGGTGCTTTCGTCGGCGTTGGTAACCAGCATCTTGCCAGCGGGAACGTTGAAAGTTGCTTCGAGGGTTGAGTTACTGCTGCGCTGTTTCCAGTCGGCTATTCGATTCCAGACTGTGGAACCGTCGGTGAGCAAGGCCGCTTCGATCGATACCGGATACCAGACGACATAGCCGAGGCCACGGACAGCACTGTAATTAGCCGTGATCTGGTCCCAATCAGAGCGCTCGGCGTAGTCGCCGGGGGTATTCACGCGGAGCAGGCGTCCATTGTTGAGAGAGATTGTTCCCGAGTAGGTGAAATTGACGGTGACACTCGAACCGGGAGCAACGGGATTAGCGAGCGTGAGAATCGCTTCGGACACGGTGCCGGTGTGATCGATGTCAGTCGTGTAGGGCTGCTGTACCCATGGGACCTGCTCCTTGCCCACCGAGACCGCCGTCCATTGCAGAGAATTGGAAATCTGCATGGCAAATTCTTTCTGTGGCGTGGCGGAATCGTTGCGGGCTTGAAGAGAACCGGTAACGGCAAAGCCCGCGGTCGCGGGATCGATGGTGACCTTCAGGTTGTAAGCGGTGAAGGTGAAGGCCTTTCGGTCGAGCGCCTGCGTGGTCAGGCTGGCGGTGATGAGCGCAAGAATGGTGGCCAGTTTTGGCAAGAGTTTCATTTCGATTTTGCTTTGACGTAGGGTTCGATTTTCTTCATTGCGTTCCTCCGCTGGCGCAGTACCTCGTACATAACGATCCCACCGGCGACGGAGACGTTCAGCGAGGAAACCTGGCCCATCATAGGAATTGAAACCAGCAGATCGCACTTCTTGCGGACGAGGTCGTGAAGCCCTTTGCCTTCGGCGCCGAGCACGAGGGCGCAGTCCATATTGTAATCAAGCTCGTCGTAGCTCTGCCCGCCACGTTCGTCGAGTCCGACGACCCAAACATTGCGTTCTTTGAGGTCTTCCAGGGCTCGCGCGATATTGACGACACGAGCGACCGAGAGGTGCTCGGAAGCCCCGGCTGAGGCTTTGACGACGGTTCCTGTGATTCCCGCGGCCCGGCGTTCGGGAATGACAACGCCGTCAACACCGGCGCCGTCGGCGGAGCGCATGAGGGCGCCGAGATTGTGCGGGTCCTCGATGCCATCGAGAACGAGCACGAAGGCGTGCTGGCCGCGCTTGTTCTCGAGGATGTCATCGAGGTCGCTGAATTTCTTGCGCGAAGTGAAGGCCATTACGCCCTGGTGGGTGCGAGTGCGAGTCTCGCGATCGATCTCCTCGCGCGGGACAAAGCGAACGGAGACGCCGGATTCGCGGCAATCGTCGATGATGCGCTGGATGCGCGGATCGGTGCGGTCCTTGGCGATGGCGACGTATTCAAACGAGCGCTCGCGGGATTTCAGGGCTTCACTGACAGCATGAATGCCGAAAATAATGTCGCTCATGGGCAGTTCAGTTTACGCCACGCGGGAAAAAGGGCAAAGCTTCCAGAAAGCCGTGGCGCCAAGGAGAGCGCCTGCAATGATGTCGGCGGCATAGTGGTATCCGTCATAAACGGCGCCGACGCACATGAGGAGTACCGGAACGGCAAGCCATCGGGCCAATCGGGGCTTCCACCTGGCGGCCGCGAGCAGAGCGACGGTAGAAGCCATGATGTGGCCGCTGGGAAAGGCGTTTCCGTGAACTCCGGCGTGGTGCTGAATGAGTTGGACGAGCCAGTGGAATGGGCCAGTGAAGCCGGTTGAGAGATGCCGCGGCAGAGTGTGCGCGGGACCTTCTGTCGGGAAGGCGAGGAAGACGATGTAGCAGGCGATGTATCCGAGGACGGTGGCGTCCATCCAGATGCGGAAGGGCTGGCGCGGATCGCCGGCCTCCGTGGGGCTTTTCGCATTCCAGATTCCCCCGTATAGAACGCCACCCACGACGAACATGATCCAGTAAAAGGTGAAGTAGCCGAACTCGAGGAGTTCGACGAACCAGAATTCATGAATCCGGCTCAGCCAGACGCTGGGCGGGACGGTGAAGAAGACGGCTTCGGCGCGGAGGATGAGGGCGTCCTGCCAGCGCGGAACAAAGGCGAGAGAAAGGCGCGCGGTCAACTCAAACGCGGCGATAAAGACCAACATTGGGTACCAGTCGTGCGCGAAGCGCCACCAGCGACCAAGGGACGAACATGCCGCCAGGTAGAGAATGACGGCGATGATGATCAGATGGAGAACAAAGAATCCTGCATAGCTCGCAAGCGGATGAGGGTGGGTGAGCAACGCAAACGTAAGTGCCGGGTACCAGGCCAGGAAAAGCCGGTCGGTCATGGTGAAGGCCTGGGGGAAACGCCGGGGTCGGCTCGATGCGAGTCGAAAATCGAAAGTCGAAAGTTGTGGACGGCGAGAGTTCAGCCCCCGGCTGCCAGGCTTCGAGTCCGCGCTTTCTTGAGAGTTCCTGGCGGCGCCATTTCCTTCAACGTTCATAGCTGTCTTTTACGGCGGAAAGGGTGGAACCGCAATGGACTTGAGGTCAATTAAAAGTCATCCGAGAAATCCAACAGGAGCAGAGAGTTGCGGCGGCAATTTGGTTCGCTTTGCTAGACTTTACGTAAACGCCGTACGCAGATTGGGGGCATTCGCATGAAAGAAAATGCGGCATTCATTGTCTCTGCAGTTCGGACTCCCATTGGGAAATTTGGCGGCGGTCTGGTTTCGCTTTCGGCCGCCGATCTCGGCGTAGTTGCCGCCAAGGCAGCCCTGGAGAGAGCGGGAGTAGCTGGCAGCGAGGTCGAAGAAACGATCTTCGGCAATGGGCGGCAGGCGGGCGGCGGGCCGAACCCGGCGCGGCAGGTTTCGGTTCGCAGCGGAGTACCGGATAGCGTTCCGGCCTATACGGTGAACATGGCATGTGCTTCAGGAATGAAGGCGATCACGCTGGCGGTGGAAGAGATCCAGAACGGTAACCTGCAATGCGTGCTGGCGGGCGGAACGGAGTCGATGTCACGACTGCCTTACTACCTGGACGGTGCGCGATGGGGGTATCGGCTGGGCAACGCTGAACTGGTAGATGGGATGTATCGCGACGGATTCTTCTGTCCCTTGGCAAAACTGATCATGGGCGAGACGGCGGAGTTGCTGGCAGAACAGTTCAAAATTGGCCGCGAGGAGCAGGACCAGTTTGCGCTGGTTTCGCAGCAGCGGGCGCAGGCGGCGATAGAGGCGGGGCGATTCAAAGACGAGATTGTGCCAGTCAGTGTCGAAGGGAAGAAGGGAACTACGGTGCTCGATCGCGACGAACATCCGTTCCTTGGCGCGACGATGGAAAAGCTGGGAAAGCTGTCGCCGGTGTTTTCAAAAACCGGAACAATTACGGCAGGGAATTCTTCGGGGATAACGGATGCAGCCGCGGCACTGGTTGTGGCAAGCGAGAAGTTCGTGCGGGATCGGAAATTGAAACCTCTTGCGCGCGTGGTGGGCTTCACGGCGGCGGGGGTCGATCCGCGCACGATGGGAATCGGGCCTGTGCCTGCGGTGAGGAAACTCGAAGAACGAGTAGGGATAAAGCTTGGGGATTTCGATGTTGTGGAGTTGAACGAAGCGTTCGCTGCCCAGGTGCTCGCTTGCGACCGCGAACTGCATTTTGATCGTGAACGACTCAACGTCAATGGAGGCGCGATCGCACTGGGACACCCAATCGGATGCACGGGCGCGCGAATCACGGTGACGCTGTTGCACGAGATGCTTCGGCGGAAGTCGAAACGTGGGCTGGCGACGCTGTGCGTGAGCGGCGGCATGGGGATGGCGCTGGCACTGGAGACAGCGTAGTAGAGAAACTGAGGAGAGTTGGCTTCGGTATATGTGCAAGTTATTGCATATACGGGTAAGTTACTTCCGACTCGCTTGGATTCGGAGAATTCGACAAGGTTCGAGTTAAGATGCTGAAAAGTAAACACTTACCGTTGTTGTTGAGAGTTCTGGATTAAATGGCCATTGGAGTGCTTTGAATAGAATTGCGCATGTTGTACTGAATCTTGATTTAGCGGGAATCGTTCGCCGGAAAATCAGCCGTTGACGATTCGATCGCTTACAAGCAGGCCTCGAGCTAACCAGTTCGAGGCCCTTGTTTTTGTGGCGACTAGGGACGGGCGATCATGACTTCGGTGGCCTTGATGAGGGCTACGGCGATGTCACCTTTCTTCAGAGCGAGATCGGCAACAGCTTCGGCGGTAATGATCGAAGTCACGCGTTGTTCTCCGAGGGAGATAACGACCTTGGCGAGCAGGCCCTCCACCTTGATTTCTGCAACTCTCCCGATCAACTGATTACGGCCGCTGACCACACGAAGGGTGGCATTATTACGTGCTTTGCGGCGGCGAGGCAGATACTCGTCGAGTTCGCCGACGGGGATGCGGTGGTGCCCGCCTGGAGTTTTCACGGTCCTGATCTTGCCCGAGAGAATCCAGTGCTTGAGGGTTGGATAACTGATGCCGAGAGATTGCGCAGCTTCGCGCGGGGTCATGAACGCCGATGTGTCTCTCATGGCAGCCAAGTTTATCTCGGAGAGCGGCGGTCAGAAAGGCATTCTTATTGTGCCGATGAAAGCATGGTTGTACTGGTAGAAACTCGAGGTTGCGACCTGAAAGCCAGCGCCGAGGGTCAGGCCGATGCGATTGTGAATAGGGAAGCGGCCGAGGACAAGGCCGGGAGTGACAAAGTTCTGGGTCTTGCCATCGCGAACGCCGCCGTACCAGTGAGTCTCGTTGAGTTCGATTTCGGGCCAGAGATAGCGCAAGAT contains the following coding sequences:
- the rlmB gene encoding 23S rRNA (guanosine(2251)-2'-O)-methyltransferase RlmB, which encodes MSDIIFGIHAVSEALKSRERSFEYVAIAKDRTDPRIQRIIDDCRESGVSVRFVPREEIDRETRTRTHQGVMAFTSRKKFSDLDDILENKRGQHAFVLVLDGIEDPHNLGALMRSADGAGVDGVVIPERRAAGITGTVVKASAGASEHLSVARVVNIARALEDLKERNVWVVGLDERGGQSYDELDYNMDCALVLGAEGKGLHDLVRKKCDLLVSIPMMGQVSSLNVSVAGGIVMYEVLRQRRNAMKKIEPYVKAKSK
- a CDS encoding phosphatase PAP2 family protein; translated protein: MTDRLFLAWYPALTFALLTHPHPLASYAGFFVLHLIIIAVILYLAACSSLGRWWRFAHDWYPMLVFIAAFELTARLSLAFVPRWQDALILRAEAVFFTVPPSVWLSRIHEFWFVELLEFGYFTFYWIMFVVGGVLYGGIWNAKSPTEAGDPRQPFRIWMDATVLGYIACYIVFLAFPTEGPAHTLPRHLSTGFTGPFHWLVQLIQHHAGVHGNAFPSGHIMASTVALLAAARWKPRLARWLAVPVLLMCVGAVYDGYHYAADIIAGALLGATAFWKLCPFSRVA
- a CDS encoding thiolase family protein, with protein sequence MKENAAFIVSAVRTPIGKFGGGLVSLSAADLGVVAAKAALERAGVAGSEVEETIFGNGRQAGGGPNPARQVSVRSGVPDSVPAYTVNMACASGMKAITLAVEEIQNGNLQCVLAGGTESMSRLPYYLDGARWGYRLGNAELVDGMYRDGFFCPLAKLIMGETAELLAEQFKIGREEQDQFALVSQQRAQAAIEAGRFKDEIVPVSVEGKKGTTVLDRDEHPFLGATMEKLGKLSPVFSKTGTITAGNSSGITDAAAALVVASEKFVRDRKLKPLARVVGFTAAGVDPRTMGIGPVPAVRKLEERVGIKLGDFDVVELNEAFAAQVLACDRELHFDRERLNVNGGAIALGHPIGCTGARITVTLLHEMLRRKSKRGLATLCVSGGMGMALALETA
- a CDS encoding helix-turn-helix transcriptional regulator produces the protein MRDTSAFMTPREAAQSLGISYPTLKHWILSGKIRTVKTPGGHHRIPVGELDEYLPRRRKARNNATLRVVSGRNQLIGRVAEIKVEGLLAKVVISLGEQRVTSIITAEAVADLALKKGDIAVALIKATEVMIARP